ATCCGGCACAGTGGTTTTCTACCGGTTTTTTCAATGTTTCTTATGTCAGACCTTCATTAACGGTTCTGCCATATGCCATAGCCAATAATTTGCCCTATAATCTGGCCTCAATCTCTTTAGGGGTAGATCCAGCCGATCAGGCCGTAGCCCAGAAAACCAGTGACTTTTTCTTTACAAACCGTTACGGCACTAATTTATCCAATCAAACCGTGCTGCTGGCATGGGAGTCAGGACGTATAAAACCGATCATAAATGCCCTTCTTACCAGCTATGGTGGAAGTAATCTTCCGCTACTTCCGACCAATTGGCCACACACCGACTACGATACCATTTGGACCGTAACGCTTGACGCCCAGGGCAACCTGACTGTGGATAATGAATTGTGTGAAGGCATAGATTCCGAAAGCCTGCCCGTCAGTGCGCCTCAATTCTGATACGTTTTATGACTGCTGGCTTGTGGAACCTTATTTAATAATCAGATAACAGGGGTGTTTTATGAAATTATTTTTGGCATTAAAAAACTTTCGTTTAGTCTTTTTGATGGGATTACTGATTTTCCCTTTATCAGGATGCTTAACCAGCGACGACGACAACAAAGGCAGCCTCAAAATCTATCCTATTGCTGATGAAGTTTTCACGACGCGTCAGAGGACCGTCGTTCCTGATTCTACTCCTTGGGGACTGGACATGATTTATCCTTACGAGATATCAAAATACGAGGAATACGGCTATGGAACCTGGCACTATGGCCCAGGAATTGATTCTGGAAAACAGCTCAATCTCATGCCGACAGGTTATTCTGCATCTTCTGTCACAAATACTGCAAGGCTTCTGAATTTCTTTACAATAACCGACATCCATATTTCAGACAAAGAATCCCCAGCCCAGGCAGTATATGTTGGCTATCAAGGCGGAAATTCTTCGGGATACTCACCGGTCATGCTTTATACGACCCATGTTCTTGATGCGGCAGTGCAGACTATAAATGCCATTCACAAAAAAAATCCGCTCGATTTCGGTATCTCTCTGGGTGATGCCTGCAACAACACTCAGTATAACGAGCTGAGATGGTATATTGATGTCCTTGACGGCAAGAACATTAATCCTGATTCAGGAGTCAAGGACAATCCTGTACCCGGGCCGTATAATGATTATCAGGATGAATACAAGGCAGCTGGGCTTGACAAGACCATCCCCTGGTATCAGACCCTCGGCAACCACGATCATTTCGGAACAGGAGCATACCCTGTAACCGACACCATAAGGCCGGTCTATGTAGGTGAAGAGATTCTCAACATGGGGAATGTATTCACTGATCCTGCCGGAGTAAACAGCACCGGTTATTATATGGGATCGATCGACGGCCGGACACAATACGGTGATATTATTGGAGCAGGGCCTGTTGCAGACTTCACAACGCCTCCGAAGGTTCTTGCAGCAGACCCGGACCGCCGTTCACTTTCAAGGAAGGAATGGGTAAACGAGTTTTTTACCACAACTTCAAATCCGGTGGGTCACGGCTTCTCCCAGTCCAATGTGAACAATGACTTCGCCTCTTACAGCTTTGAACCAAAATCAAATATGCCAATCAAGGTCATTGTACTCGATGACACCCAAAAGGACGAAGATTTCGATGTACGCGGGCATGGATATCTTGACCAGGCACGTTATGACTGGCTGATAAATGAACTTGACAAAGGTCAGGACGAAGGCAAGCTTATGATCATTTCTGCTCACATACCGCTTGCTCTAATGGGTTTTCCGCCAACCACAAACTCTGTTGTTAACAGCACAACGCTTCTTACCAAACTGAGTGCATACCCAAACCTAATTCTGTGGATCACCGGACATCGCCATAGAAATGTTGTGACACCAAGACCATCGATAGATCCGGCACATCCTGGAGCTGAAAACGCTTTCTGGGAAGTGGAAACAGCGTCATTAAGGGATTTTCCGCAGCAGTTCCGAATCTTTGATATTGTCCGCAACAGTGATAACACCATCTCTATCTTTACGACAGATGTTGATCCTGCTGTCAAAGAAGGATCGCTTGCAGCCACATCACGTTCATATGCTGTTGCGGCTCAGCAGCTTTTCGATCCGGCGATAAATCCAGCGCCCACTGGTGCCTACAATGCTGAACTTGTCAAGCAGTTGACTCCTGAAATGCAGGCAAAAATACAGAATTACGGAACACCGATAACCAAATAATCTTGTAAAATTCAAAAAGGTTCCCATGTTTGCATGGGAACCTTTAGTTTATCTGATTCACATCAGGCTGCCCGTTAAAAAGGAGGGTAAAAAATCATTTTTCCTCGGAGTCGGTCTTTGTATCTGTTGTTTTCTTTTTTACTCCCCAATCATCATCTTTCTTTTCCCTGTCTTGGATTTCTTTTTCCTCCCTCTCTTTTTTCATCTCCTTAAGTGCCTCCTTAAGAAGCTCTTCCGCCTTTTTTTTCATGTCAGGGTAGGAAGCAAGGGAAGGCATGGCCCTGTCAAGATGGTAAACAGTCTGTCTTGGCCGGCCGATCATTGACTCATAAACGCCAAGATAATAATGGGAGAATCCGTTCTTGCCCATTTTCTCAGATACCTCTGCCATATAATAAAAGCCGTCTTCAAAATTATCTTTATCCTTAATAAGCATGGAAAGAATTCGTTCTGCCTCGGGATATTTCTCTTTGGCCATATATGCCCTTGCAAGATAAAGAGACCTAAGGGCATCAGTTCTCTTGCCAGGAACGCTTAAAGCCGCAAAAGCTGCCTCAGTGTCGCCTTTTGAGAACTGAATTATGCCAGTGTCCCTCATATAATCAGAATCAAAGGCATTCTTTTTGAGCAACTTGCGCATATTTCCCATGGCCTTGTCGTATTCGCCCATACGCCAGTAAGCCAGAGCCTGACCATATATCTGGTTTTCATCTCCAGGATTTTTCGCCAGAAGAGAATCAAACTGCTTCAGGATTATTTTTGAATCGCCATAAAGGCCCATGATCCTTGCCTTAATTCTTTTAAATGCAGCCGGATCAGATGACCCGGAAAAAGTCTTGCCTTTTTCATGCTCTTCAACCCATGATTTGATATAAGACATTCGCTCTTCATTTGCAGGATGGGTAAGAAGATAAGTGGGAATCTGATCAGAGCCGAACCACTGCTTTGCCCTTATCTTTGTCATTGAATCGAGAAGCCCGGTGGCGCTGTATCCTGAACTGTTGATACGCTCCAGTCCGATCTGGTCGGCCTGGACTTCATTTTCACGGGTATAGGCAAGGGTAAGGGACTGTCCCGCGGCCATGCTTCCTGCAGTTATTGCGCTTGCGGCAGCTCCGGCCCCGCCGACTCCGAGAAGAATACCTGCCACTATTCCTGCAAGCGCCCCAACACTCACCTTTTGAGAGTAATCAATGCGGTTTGATATATGCCTCAGATAGACATGGGATATTTCATGGCCAATAATACCTGCAAGTTCATCTTCGGAATCCATGGCCTCGATCAGCCCTGAATTAACGAAAACGTGGCCGCCAGGGCCTGCAAAGGCGTTATAGGAATTCTCCATGAACACATAAAAACTGCACTGGAAAGGAGGATTGGGAAATTCCTTTGCAATTTTTTTACCGATACGGTTTATATATTCATCAATGTCAGGATCACTTATGACACGGTTGGTTTTTTTCATATAACCCATGAATTCAGTTGCCAGCTTGTCTTCTTCGGATATTGTAATTGCTCCGGCACCAGGAACTGAACAAGTAAAAAACGTAAGAAAAGCAAGAAACCAGCTCAATGTTTTTAAACAGTCTTTTTTAAGTCTCATATTTTTTTATCAGTAAAAAAGTTATTCAGAATAAAAAACAGATTATTGCCTATTACACA
The nucleotide sequence above comes from Desulforegula conservatrix Mb1Pa. Encoded proteins:
- a CDS encoding M48 family metallopeptidase, whose product is MRLKKDCLKTLSWFLAFLTFFTCSVPGAGAITISEEDKLATEFMGYMKKTNRVISDPDIDEYINRIGKKIAKEFPNPPFQCSFYVFMENSYNAFAGPGGHVFVNSGLIEAMDSEDELAGIIGHEISHVYLRHISNRIDYSQKVSVGALAGIVAGILLGVGGAGAAASAITAGSMAAGQSLTLAYTRENEVQADQIGLERINSSGYSATGLLDSMTKIRAKQWFGSDQIPTYLLTHPANEERMSYIKSWVEEHEKGKTFSGSSDPAAFKRIKARIMGLYGDSKIILKQFDSLLAKNPGDENQIYGQALAYWRMGEYDKAMGNMRKLLKKNAFDSDYMRDTGIIQFSKGDTEAAFAALSVPGKRTDALRSLYLARAYMAKEKYPEAERILSMLIKDKDNFEDGFYYMAEVSEKMGKNGFSHYYLGVYESMIGRPRQTVYHLDRAMPSLASYPDMKKKAEELLKEALKEMKKEREEKEIQDREKKDDDWGVKKKTTDTKTDSEEK
- a CDS encoding TIGR03768 family metallophosphoesterase, with the protein product MKLFLALKNFRLVFLMGLLIFPLSGCLTSDDDNKGSLKIYPIADEVFTTRQRTVVPDSTPWGLDMIYPYEISKYEEYGYGTWHYGPGIDSGKQLNLMPTGYSASSVTNTARLLNFFTITDIHISDKESPAQAVYVGYQGGNSSGYSPVMLYTTHVLDAAVQTINAIHKKNPLDFGISLGDACNNTQYNELRWYIDVLDGKNINPDSGVKDNPVPGPYNDYQDEYKAAGLDKTIPWYQTLGNHDHFGTGAYPVTDTIRPVYVGEEILNMGNVFTDPAGVNSTGYYMGSIDGRTQYGDIIGAGPVADFTTPPKVLAADPDRRSLSRKEWVNEFFTTTSNPVGHGFSQSNVNNDFASYSFEPKSNMPIKVIVLDDTQKDEDFDVRGHGYLDQARYDWLINELDKGQDEGKLMIISAHIPLALMGFPPTTNSVVNSTTLLTKLSAYPNLILWITGHRHRNVVTPRPSIDPAHPGAENAFWEVETASLRDFPQQFRIFDIVRNSDNTISIFTTDVDPAVKEGSLAATSRSYAVAAQQLFDPAINPAPTGAYNAELVKQLTPEMQAKIQNYGTPITK